The following nucleotide sequence is from Hevea brasiliensis isolate MT/VB/25A 57/8 chromosome 7, ASM3005281v1, whole genome shotgun sequence.
GGTATGTAAGGTGTTTTATGATTCTTGAACTTGTAAGTTTCTTATAAATAAAGTATATTACAGAAAATATTAGAAGGGGACTTGTGATTTTTCTTAATAAAATTGAGGGGACAATTTTGTAGGCATCTACGCTTGTGGACATTGATGGACTTGACAAAGTCCTAATCTCCCATTGACGTGGAAGATGGGCAGGATGGACCTTAACCCATTGAGTGTTTGATAGGTTTCGCCATCCTAGATAACGAAATAGGGGAGGGGGACCAAACTCGAAGATTGGTGATGGTCCCGCATCCAACCAGGAGCATGGACTCGTGAATTTTCGGTGCTTTGATGCTCCAAGAAGTCGAGACTTTCGGCCGTAACATGGGAAAAGGGAAACCAATACAAGAATCCACTGACTTTGAAGCTAGGATGGGAAAGGTTGGACTATTTTTAATATTCCATTTAATTCTAATAAGACATTCGGATAATatactattaaatttaaaatgattttaaattttataattaatatttatgccgAATTTGAAATTTACGCTTCTCCTATGCCATGTTCTCAATTCTTGGCCTTAAGGACTGGATTAGGGCCTAGTACTGTGAAGCCGGAGCCTGGGCTGGAAGCATGGAGCTCCTTCCGTTTTCAACGTGATCCATGTCTTTTTGGCAAGTGTCAAGTCCCATATCCGCTGGTATTGAGAAAAACAAGCTTTATATGTCTTGATAATCTCTCTCTcatgaattatttttatttttattcatcaTGGTATTCCTCTATTCCTCTATGTTTACGATTCATATAAGAATAATTTTTTTCGTAGTTTATAATTGTTCCTTTCAATAATATCTTCTTTAagaattaaatttgaattatCTCTTTACAAGCGTAATAATTTCACTGTTATAATCAACATTTAttaatatgaaatattttttatgatgtcCATTTCATTAATATGGTATTAGAGGTTTAAGCGTCTTGATGTTTAAATAGAATATTAAGTGATTCGGGTAATTCTTCTCTAACAATATACGATCCAAACATTCAAGATTAGGTGGCAACAACCCATCACCTAAGGACTTTCCTAAATGGATTCTTCATCTGCTAAAGTCTTGCTGGGAGACTTGGACTAACTTGAGGTGGTTGTTGGCTGTTGGAGACTTGGGGGTCCATGTCCTCACGCCATAAAAGAAGGGAACTGGAATTTGAATCAAGTATACAACCACCCCGCTTTTAACTAGGGCCGAGCAGAATTcagtttaaattgaaaaatcaaattgaactgaattaatttgattcaatcagttcggttttaaaattcaatcggttcagttcggttttaaattataaaaatttcggttatttttataatttggagaaaaaaaaatcagttaaaccgaaccgaaccgaatagtgatttatatagtcaaattaaACTAaatcgaatcgatttttgaattgatttatttttatgaaaaatttatgaattatatttaattttatatatattaattgtttaatttcattgattaatggttattaggttcaaaccaaagttaaaattagaccaaataacttgaaaatcaaatctaaattaaaaaatcaataaaaaatcaaaccgatcggtttaaaccaaaccgaatcgaaatagagcgattcggtttgattcgatttttcacccatttcggtttgatttttaaaatttataatttgatttttataatttaattcggttcgatttgatttggtttgaacctaatgctcacccctacttttaacttttatatgtaattaaatactTTGTAAGGCCTTGCTAACAAAATGTTGAACTGTTATTCAATTATTAAGCTCAACATTATTTCTATAAAAATAacttaaatcaatttaattttattttttaattattttttttaattttttatcgtTTTTCAATATGAGACTTTAATACTCCTCTTAAATGCAATTCGACTATACTTAAGGTTTTTAAATCCGGTTGTTACTTAATTTGGACCAtacttttaaatttataaaataaattttattgtagATGACATATGATTATATATGAAAGAAAATGATCTCTTTGCTCTGAAAAatgttttatataattaatattttgataaAGTCATGACATAGGTCAAGTTTTTGcatatcataataataataatatatatattttttaatttgatagaaaatattgaaattaaatttttttaaaagataataaattattataaaattaaattttaggcACGAAATTAATACAATATCATGATTTGGCCATAAGAGGTCGAAAGGGAAAGCGTAATTTGGTGGTGTATTTAGAAtttgataatttttgaaatttattaatgacaAGAAATTTTGTGGGTGCAACGTGTAGAAAGTCTCAAGAAGCACAGCCACCACTCGTTTGAATCGACCAATGCAAGCTGCCAAATCGATTCTCACCTTCCTTTCCTTTCCACCCGAAATAGCCAAAAATTCTAATATGCACTTCCTCTTCCTCCACCGCCACCTACTCCTTTCCTTGCTCCACTCCCTTCCATGGCCAAGAATCTACCTGAATAATACCTTATCCATAGTATTTCTCTTCATCTTCACTCCCTTGACTCTCTCTTCTAGACATGACTTCCTCTTATTGCCTATCTTCTACAAGAAATTCTGTCACTCCGCAAACTGTTTTGCGTAATTCTCATTTGTGTCTCTCCAGAAACCGCTTGCATAGAGAGAGTAATATTTTCAAGCCTCACCAACTACCTCTAAAGCATTTTCTTCCCATTTTGAGACTCGACAACTCTAAACTCGCTTACCCTTTTGCCAGTATATCCTCTTTCGCTGAAGCTGGAGGCGAAGAAGGGCGCAAAGAAGGAATCCAGATTGAGAAGCATCAAGGAACAGTGAAAAACAATGAAGATGACTTGCCTGGAATGGCTCAGGCCTTTCATATATCTTCAAGAACGTCCTTTGCTATCAGCATATGCATAGCATTTGCTGCTCTTACTTTTCCCTTCTTTATGAAGTCTCTGGGACAAGGTTTGGGCTTAAAGACCAAGTTGCTATCATATGCAACGCTGTTATTTGGGTTCTATATGGCTTGGAATATAGGGGCCAATGATGTGGCTAATGCCATGGGGACTTCTGTGGGGTCTGGAGCATTAAGTCTCCGGCAGGCGGTTGTAACTGCTGCTATCTTGGAGTTCTCAGGAGCATTTTTGATGGGTACCCATGTGACCAGTACAATGCAGAAGGGAATTCTTGTGGCTAATGTGTTTCAGGGGAAGGATACTCTGTTGTTTGCTGGCTTGCTCTCTTCTTTGGCTGCTGCTGGTACTTGGTTGCAGGTGCACTTTCTGTTGCGTTTATTCTTGTTTTGAGAATTTTAAGAGATCTGGATTGCATTCGGGTGTATTTAGAATCAATTATTCTCTTTATAAGCAACGTTAATGGCTTCTACCTCCCTTTACTTTTATCTGAAGACATTCTTCATTTCCACTGATAAGGCCGCACAGAACAAATTCAAACATAAATCAGTCTTCGATGGCTATTTCTTATAGTCTTATATTTCCATTTTCTTTGCAATGTAATATTTCAGTTTGCCGCTAATTTACTTTGATTGGTTTTGTTTTCTTCTTGCCAGAACATTAATTGATCGTCACTCTATGCTAACTCACTCCTGAATTAGATACCTATAAGAGAGACAAAAGGGAAGGTAATAACAAGAAACGTCAGCAGGGAACCGAATTCATGCAAGGATGATGGGACAATTATGCAAAAATTCTTGGATCCTATTtcaatttttatcagaaaatttaatCTGTTCACAGTGAAAACTTTTTGGATTGCAAGTTTGCATATCAAGTTGTATTTTTTTTGGTGTCAAATTTTTATAATTGCTCAACAAGTGGAACTACTGCCAATTTGAGATAAAAGGGAAGCTAATTGTTAGAAGTTTCTTCCATTATGCCCAATGAAAATGAGAATATATAGATAGAAGCTAATTGCTAATTGCGAGTAAGTCTCTGCTAAGAaagcatgaaaaaaaaaaaaaaaagaagagagctttttgagttttaattaaattttcataataGGAAAAAGCCCTTAAATAGGATAGTCATTGGCCTACTTAGTGGTCAAGTAATTGCCTTGCAGCCAGTGAGCAATGTATTTTGAGATATGGTCTCGTCTCACTCGATTTAGGCATAAGCATTCCCTAGTTTTCTGTTTGATGATTTTTGGAACTGCTGTACCTTCATGAATATTGTCCAGTCTTTGTAAACAACATCATCAGAGTCTCCCACCATATCAAGAATATATTCATAATCTAGGGAAAGCATTATTCAGTGTTAAAATTTAGGAGAAGGCTATAATACTAGTGAAAAATTCTGATCACAACATGAAAGCAACCTCTTCAGATATAACAAAAGTCTATATTCATATGCACTTTCTTGATGGACAACAAGAGAAACACTTTGTGTTTCCTTCTAGTTTTTATGCCCTGAATTAAATGTGGTTGTTCCCCGATTTCCTTGTCTGATACAATCTTGCATTCTCTTCACATTGATTCTTGATGTATTATCTTGTGTTAACCAGGTTGCATCATATTATGGTTGGCCTGTTTCTACCACGCACTGTATAGTAGGATCAATGGTTGGATTTGGTCTTGTCTATGGAGGAGCTGGTGCTGTCTTCTGGAGTTCACTGGCAAGGGTAACTTCATCGTGGGTGATCTCACCGATAATGGGAGCAGTAGTGTCATTCCTTGTCTACAAATGCATCCGTAGGGTATGTTCTTACCATTTGTTTCAGACTTTTAAGCATTAAAGCTTAATACATA
It contains:
- the LOC110640697 gene encoding inorganic phosphate transporter 2-1, chloroplastic, translating into MTSSYCLSSTRNSVTPQTVLRNSHLCLSRNRLHRESNIFKPHQLPLKHFLPILRLDNSKLAYPFASISSFAEAGGEEGRKEGIQIEKHQGTVKNNEDDLPGMAQAFHISSRTSFAISICIAFAALTFPFFMKSLGQGLGLKTKLLSYATLLFGFYMAWNIGANDVANAMGTSVGSGALSLRQAVVTAAILEFSGAFLMGTHVTSTMQKGILVANVFQGKDTLLFAGLLSSLAAAGTWLQVASYYGWPVSTTHCIVGSMVGFGLVYGGAGAVFWSSLARVTSSWVISPIMGAVVSFLVYKCIRRFVYSAPNPGQAAAAAAPVAVFAGVTGISFAAFPLSKTFPLALAQALACGAAGALLVSRIIHKQLGHLLAKATSTQSEPQESSTIRNKNIGFLSDFAGPKGTQLELVYGVFGYMQVLSACFMSFAHGGNDVSNAIGPLAAALSIIHGGASGAEIVIPTDVLAWGGFGIVAGLTMWGYRVIATIGKKITELTPTRGFAAEFAAASVVLFASKLGLPISATHTLVGAVMGVGFARGLNSVRAGTVREIVASWLVTIPAGAGFSVAYTWILTKLLSSIF